Within Cellulophaga sp. L1A9, the genomic segment TTTCTTGAAGTAATGTAGGAATCTACCAAAAGCTCTTGTATCTCCGTAGTGTGCTCGTCTTTGGGATATTTCTCTAAATAATTAGTTAAGACACTCGGTACATTTTCATATGCATTTCCTATTTCATAACTTAATCTAGCATAATTTAAAAAAGCATCTTTTTGTATTTCTGGAGTATATTCCATTTGCGATGCATTTCTAAAAGCATTTAAAGCTTCTGGCTTCTTGTCTAGTTTTAAATAACATTCGGCCAAATGATAATAAGCATTTTGAGAAACACTATTGGTACCACCTATAATCTTATTAAATTGCTGAATAGCATTCGCATAATCGCCTTGCTTATAGTAACTATATCCTAAAAAATAATAATCTGTATTGCTAAACTTTCCATTTCTACCTTGGTAGTCTAATAGGTAAGGAATGGCGTTTTCATACTGATTTAAGTTGAAATAACTCTCTCCAATAATTTTATTTAATTCTGATTTTTCTTGACGATCAGCTCTTTGCATTTGCTTTTTTGCTAAAGCAATAGCCTCTTCAAATTTCCCTAATTTAAAATTTAAATCTGCCTGATAGTAAGATAGCTTCTCTTCTAAAACTTTTTGATCTGTAATTTGATCAAAACGTTGATTCGCTCCTGCATAATCATCTTGTTGGTATGCAATGTAGCCTAAGTAATACTTAGCCTGAGAGCCATAAACTGGAGAATTGGTTACTTTATTTAAATAGGTTTCTGCTTCTTTTGAATTTTTAGAAGAATAAAGCGCATACCCATAATTGAAGTTAAATTTATCCTTTTCACTTTGTGACAATGAATTTTGATCCACTCGCTTATACCATTTTAAGGCGTAAGGATATTTTCCTGTTTCAAAATAATAATCTGCCACATCTGAATATGCAGAATTACGTTTAGTAGAGGTTGGATATTTTTCCACAAAATTCTCCATCAGTTTGTCTGCTCCTAGCTGATTAAGCCTTACCGCAGCATTTGCCACGTAGTAGGTACTATTCGCTTCGGTCTCTGGATCTTTTGTGGTATACTTAACCTTTTCAAAAATTGCCTGAGCAGCCTGAAATTGTTCGTTATTATAGAGTGTCAACGCTTGTTGATACTCTTTTTGATCGTGGGTGTAAATTTTGGATTCTTGAGCGCTCAAAAGATGCAAAGCTCCAATAAAACTAAGCAACAACGCGGTTTTTTTCTTCAGCATAATGTTCTCCAACAATTTAAGAAATACCTTTATTTAATAGCTACAACGACAAATAGTGTACCTAAAGTATATGAGAACGAAGATACTTTTTATTTTATTTTGAAAAGGACATAAAAAAAATAATAACTGGTAGTAAAATAAAGATGTAAATTTAGGAAATCATCTAGCACATTGGTAAGGTAAACTTAAAGTCGCTCCCCTTTCCTTCTTGACTTTCTACCCAAATTTGACCTCCTAATTTTTCTACAAATTCTTTACAAAGAACCAAACCAAATCCAGAACCCATTTCATTTGCCGTACCTCTAGAGGATACATTTGTACCTACTTCAAACAACCTTTCACAAACCTTTGCACTCATCCCAACGCCCGTATCCGAAACTATAAATTCTAACGTATCCTGCTTTTTAACTACCGATACACCAATATCTCCTCCAGATCTAGTAAACTTTACGGCATTAGATAATAAATTTCTAAGAATAGTTTTAAGCATTTTCTCGTCAGAATAAATCTCAAGACCTTCCAATACTGGTTCCTTAATAGCAATATCCTTTGTTTTTGCCAATTGCTTAATAAACTCCTGAACTTCTTCTATTAAGTTCTGAATATTCAATTTTTCCTTTTGTGAATTAACATGCTCTTTTTGCGAATTGGACCAGGTTAATAAATTTTCTAGCAACGAAAGTGTTGAATTAGAGGTTGTTTTAATTAAACTTACATATTCACTTAATGATGAAACATCTTCCTCTTTTATAGCATCTTCAATCAACCCTGACAAGGTGAGAATATTGTTAAACGGGCTCCTTAAGTCATGACCTATAATAGCGAAAAGTTTATCTTTTGTTATGTTCAGTTCTCGCAACTGACTTTCGCTTTCAATAAGTGCTTTTTCCGCCTTCTTATTGATGGTAATATCTCTAATTGCACCAATTATAAATTTTTCTCCAGAAGCATTAATAAATCGAGATTTTCTAGTAGATATTAATCGCTGATTTCCGCTCTCCAGAGTGATGGATTCTTCACTGATATTTTCAATGCCGTCTAAAAGTACTTGTTTATCAATTTTCAAAAATTGATCTCTTTCACATTCCGCAACATCTTCTGCCAATGTTTTACCTAAAACATCATCCCTAGACATCTCAAACATTTCACAAAAAGCATTATTTACTAATAACAATCTGCTATGGTTGTCTTTAACAAAAACCGAGTCTCCCATATTATCTAAAATAGTATGGGTATAGGCTTCACTTTCTGTATTCAACTTTAGCAATAATTCATCGTAAGATTTCTGAATTTCTTGTTTGGAGGAATGAAACAAAAGTAATTTCTTATTTTGTTCTTTTAATTGTTCTATTTCTTGATATAAATCTTGAACGCTAGTATTATGGCGGTTGACTTCCATAGTTTTAAAGCACAGTATTTAAAAAGTTTATTAATTCTCCCCTAAGATAGCTATTTTTCCTACACATATAACAAAAACCACCACTAACTTATTCAGTCACAGCTAAAAACAACCATAAACTATTATTAAATAATTTATAGCTAGCCTCTATTAAATTCTATGATATCTTACTACTTTTATAACAATATTAGAAACTATGGCTGAGAGCGTATTAAAATTAAAAGATGTTTCCGTTTTCCAAAAAGAAAACTTGGTTTTAAATGATATTAATCTTGAAATAAAACAAGGTGAGTTTATCTATTTAATTGGAAAAACAGGAAGCGGAAAAAGCAGCTTTATGAAAACCCTGTATGGCGATTTGCCCTTAGACCATGGAGAAGGAAGCATTGTCGATTTTGATTTGAGAAAATTAAAAGAAAAAGACATTCCTTTTTTAAGACGCAAATTAGGTATCGTTTTTCAGGATTTTAAACTCCTACCTGATCGCAGCATTAATAACAATTTATTGTTTGTTTTAAAAGCTACGGGCTGGAAAGACAAATCTAAAATGGATACTCAAATAGAAACGGTTTTAGATAAAGTAGGAATGAAAACCAAAGGTTTTAAATTTCCACATGAACTTTCTGGAGGAGAACAGCAACGTATTGCTATTGCACGAGCCTTACTAAATGACCCAGAGCTAATTTTAGCCGATGAGCCCACAGGAAACCTAGATCCTCAAACGAGTGTAGAAGTCATGAAAGTGCTTCAGGAAATAAATAAAACAGGACGTACCATTTTAATGGCGACTCATGATTATGCTCTGATTTTAAAATACCCTTCAAAAACGCTTAAATGTGATGGGAACAAGGTTTTTGAAGTCGTACAAAAAGCTGTTTAACCTATTTATTAGGTTACCACATAAAATATAAATAGCGCCACAACAAACACTATTGAAAAAACACCTATAGCAATTGAATTTATATTTGAATCCATGATGACCATGATTTCCGTAGTTGATGCTACGGAACGTACTAAATAAAACTCCATAGCTCTCAAAAAATGATCCTAAAAAAAGAAATTTTTAAGCCCGATAAAAAGATAAAACCATTTATCGGGATACTGTTATTTTTAGTTTCCGTTATTTTATCTATACTCACCATTCCCTTAGGGTTTGTGTATGGTTTTTTTTATAACTTATTTACAAAAGGGATTAAAGGTCTTGGAGAATATTCCTTAAAAATTGCCATTTCAATTGATCAATTAGGAAATGTTGCCATGCAGCACCTCATTAACACCCTATGGATAACGCCACTAGGATATAAATTTGGTAACAGAGACGAAACAATCTCTAGTGCTTTAGGCAGAAATAAACAATTAGATACTCTTACTGGTTTCGGCAAGTTTATTGATGCCATTTTAGATAAATTAGACCCTAATCATTCCCTAAACTCCATTGACTACTATATTGAACCTACAGATCAAATCATTGAAAATATAGCTTGGGTTCATATTGATAATTATCAAATTTTATGCACCCGTAGCATAGGAAAAAACAAGTGCTATATCCCCGGAGGCAAAAGAGAAGATGAAGAAACAGATCATGTTGCTCTTTTACGCGAAATTAAAAAGGAATTAAATGTTGATTTACTTGTAAAAACCTTAGATTTCTTAGGTGTTTTTGAAGCACAAGCAGATGGCTACAAACCAGGAACTTTGATTCGAATGACTTGCTATTTTGCGGAATATATAGGCAAACTGAAAGTATCTTCAGAGATTGAAGAAATTGTTTGGTTAAATTACGAAGACAAAGAACTTGTTTCCGAGGTAGATCAAATCATATTTGACTACTTACATCACGAGGGTTTACTCCAGTGATTACTACCGCAACAAGAGCATAATTTTTTTTCGCTACTTTTGTTCCATTATACCACTAAAATAAACAAATGACTTTATTAGGAATTGATATTGGAGGCTCAGGAATGAAAGGAGCACTAGTGAATACCGTAACTGGTGAAATACTTACCGAGCGTTTCAGAATAGAAACTCCGAAATCAAAAAAGCCAGAAGATATGGCCGAAGTATTTGCCAAAATTGTAAAACATTTTAATTATCAAGGACCTATTGGCTGTGGTTTTCCTACGATTATCAAAAATGGCATCTGTAAATCTCACGGAAATTTAAGCAAAAAATGGCTTGGGGTAAACGCTGAAGAACTTTTTAGTGATTATACTGGTTTCCCTGTCACTGTAATTAACGATGCCGATGCCGCTGGTTACGCCACCATGAACTACGGAATTGGAAAAGGAAAAAAAGGCTTAGTAATTATGATTACTATAGGCACTGGATTAGGAAGTGGTGCCTTTTTTAACGGAGAATTATTGCCAAATTTTGAATTAGGCCAAATACCTTATAAAAAACACGATAAATTTGAACATTACGCCGCAGCCTCCATTAAAGAAAAAGAAAAATTAAGCTATAAGCATTGGGGCAAAAGGTTCAATAAATTTCTCGAATATATTGAAATCATAGTTTCACCAGATTTAATCATAATAGGCGGAGGTACTTCTAAAGATTTTGATGAGTTTGAAAAATACATAAAGATTGATACTCCTGTGATTGCTGCCGAATTGCAAAACTACGCAGGAATCATTGGCGCCGCAACTGCCGCTTACAAAAAGAAAAAATAACCAATTATACTCCTAAAAATAAAGAAAGCCTCAAATTCAATAAATTTGAGGCTTTCTTATATACTATACTCCCTTATTTAGCAGGCACTAGTTTTGCACCTTCTGGTTTTGAAAAATAATCTTCAGGAACTTCTGGAACAAACTCCACATCTAACATATCTATTTTTGTGATGTATTCACCCATTTCCTCATTCTCATCCAACCAATGTGTTTTTAATCCTGTAGGAAGAAGAATTCCGTTTGTTTCCTTCTGCCCTACAATTTCCATAATTTTCTCTGGAGCATGACCTCCTTTTGGAAAGTATTGTGGATAAGAAACAATATATCGAATAGCACTATTTATGTGCGTATCCACATCAAAATATAAAATATAAAAATCATCAGGCGCATCACCTACATTTTCTCCAAAAGTAACTTTTACAACATCCTGTAGTTTTCCTTTATACTCCTTTTGAGGTAATAGCTCTAAATTTACTCCTTCGCCATCTAAAATAAATGGATGTGCTGCAAGGTACAATGGCGTTAATGCCCAAAATCTAGTATCATACTCAAAAGCAGTACTATCTTTAGCTTTTACCCAAGCTTCTTTTCCATCCCAGCCAAAAATTGCGGTACTATCTGTATAACTTGTATGTCTTGCCTTATTATTCCACGTATCAATAGTTTGATAAGAGTTTCTACGCGTAGAACCATCTAATGGTTGATAGTCAAATCTAAAAGACAAATAGCCATTACTATACCAAGTCGCTAAACCACCT encodes:
- the ppgK gene encoding polyphosphate--glucose phosphotransferase, with the translated sequence MTLLGIDIGGSGMKGALVNTVTGEILTERFRIETPKSKKPEDMAEVFAKIVKHFNYQGPIGCGFPTIIKNGICKSHGNLSKKWLGVNAEELFSDYTGFPVTVINDADAAGYATMNYGIGKGKKGLVIMITIGTGLGSGAFFNGELLPNFELGQIPYKKHDKFEHYAAASIKEKEKLSYKHWGKRFNKFLEYIEIIVSPDLIIIGGGTSKDFDEFEKYIKIDTPVIAAELQNYAGIIGAATAAYKKKK
- a CDS encoding NUDIX domain-containing protein, coding for MILKKEIFKPDKKIKPFIGILLFLVSVILSILTIPLGFVYGFFYNLFTKGIKGLGEYSLKIAISIDQLGNVAMQHLINTLWITPLGYKFGNRDETISSALGRNKQLDTLTGFGKFIDAILDKLDPNHSLNSIDYYIEPTDQIIENIAWVHIDNYQILCTRSIGKNKCYIPGGKREDEETDHVALLREIKKELNVDLLVKTLDFLGVFEAQADGYKPGTLIRMTCYFAEYIGKLKVSSEIEEIVWLNYEDKELVSEVDQIIFDYLHHEGLLQ
- a CDS encoding cell division ATP-binding protein FtsE; amino-acid sequence: MAESVLKLKDVSVFQKENLVLNDINLEIKQGEFIYLIGKTGSGKSSFMKTLYGDLPLDHGEGSIVDFDLRKLKEKDIPFLRRKLGIVFQDFKLLPDRSINNNLLFVLKATGWKDKSKMDTQIETVLDKVGMKTKGFKFPHELSGGEQQRIAIARALLNDPELILADEPTGNLDPQTSVEVMKVLQEINKTGRTILMATHDYALILKYPSKTLKCDGNKVFEVVQKAV
- a CDS encoding PAS domain-containing sensor histidine kinase, yielding MEVNRHNTSVQDLYQEIEQLKEQNKKLLLFHSSKQEIQKSYDELLLKLNTESEAYTHTILDNMGDSVFVKDNHSRLLLVNNAFCEMFEMSRDDVLGKTLAEDVAECERDQFLKIDKQVLLDGIENISEESITLESGNQRLISTRKSRFINASGEKFIIGAIRDITINKKAEKALIESESQLRELNITKDKLFAIIGHDLRSPFNNILTLSGLIEDAIKEEDVSSLSEYVSLIKTTSNSTLSLLENLLTWSNSQKEHVNSQKEKLNIQNLIEEVQEFIKQLAKTKDIAIKEPVLEGLEIYSDEKMLKTILRNLLSNAVKFTRSGGDIGVSVVKKQDTLEFIVSDTGVGMSAKVCERLFEVGTNVSSRGTANEMGSGFGLVLCKEFVEKLGGQIWVESQEGKGSDFKFTLPMC